A single genomic interval of Candidatus Binatia bacterium harbors:
- a CDS encoding ABC transporter substrate-binding protein translates to MKAPADQLLVIVFAACTLWPYSAESLAASSPAKIVIAHAAMNARVAPLWVAQEHGFFAKNGVAANTIFIRQAPVLVAALSVGDVQIGYTGGTSVMAAVAGGADLKMIASLINRLGYDLVAAPSIKSAKDLRGKRFGVQSLGGTIWMAGILGLEHVGLDPARDNINFLAIGDQTVLTQALEAGRIDATVLDGVFSRRLKQKGFTIIAELQQTDIPFSGQGLIVKSAYLQEQRETLEGLLKGLLEGIAFSVAPKNKSAVVGTIMKRLKLSDPAVAEEGYQDVMKSVDRRPYPSIDGLRNIQRLMKTQTPAAQKVKVEEMVDDRILRRLDQSGFIDKLFEAYGVKN, encoded by the coding sequence ATGAAAGCACCGGCTGACCAGCTTCTCGTCATCGTATTTGCCGCCTGTACGCTTTGGCCCTACAGCGCTGAGTCCCTAGCCGCCTCGTCCCCTGCCAAAATCGTCATCGCCCACGCCGCGATGAACGCCAGAGTCGCGCCGCTCTGGGTCGCGCAGGAACACGGATTCTTCGCCAAGAACGGCGTCGCGGCGAACACGATCTTCATCCGCCAGGCGCCGGTCCTGGTGGCGGCGCTTTCTGTGGGTGATGTCCAGATCGGCTACACCGGAGGAACTTCGGTCATGGCGGCGGTCGCCGGCGGGGCCGATCTCAAGATGATCGCCTCGCTGATCAACCGGCTGGGCTACGATCTCGTCGCCGCGCCGAGCATCAAGAGCGCGAAGGATCTCCGCGGCAAGCGCTTCGGAGTGCAGAGCCTCGGCGGCACCATCTGGATGGCCGGCATTCTGGGACTGGAGCACGTCGGTCTGGATCCCGCCCGCGACAATATCAATTTCCTCGCCATCGGCGATCAAACGGTTCTGACGCAGGCTCTGGAAGCGGGCCGCATCGACGCGACCGTGCTGGACGGTGTTTTTAGCCGCAGGCTCAAGCAAAAGGGCTTCACGATCATCGCGGAGCTGCAACAAACCGACATTCCGTTCTCGGGCCAGGGATTGATCGTCAAGAGCGCCTATCTGCAAGAGCAGCGCGAAACGCTCGAAGGCCTTCTCAAGGGGCTGCTCGAAGGGATCGCGTTCAGCGTCGCGCCGAAAAACAAGAGCGCCGTCGTCGGAACGATCATGAAGCGGCTCAAGCTGTCCGATCCGGCGGTCGCCGAGGAGGGCTATCAGGACGTCATGAAGAGCGTGGACCGGCGGCCGTATCCGTCGATCGACGGGCTGCGCAATATCCAGCGGCTGATGAAGACGCAGACCCCGGCCGCCCAGAAGGTGAAGGTCGAAGAGATGGTCGACGATCGGATCCTTCGCCGGCTGGATCAGAGCGGCTTCATCGACAAACTGTTTGAAGC
- a CDS encoding amidohydrolase family protein gives MIIDLDSHLRESYFLDEIYKLEGPWAKFTPVRVGDGQGHRRKFIHSLDPISAQGRAAHSHPYIYDPDYGWRGGEIAARQVAGYDMEKRREGIKKENLDKEIIFPTQISIATQNIGPLGRELARCYNDWVAKLVKGYEDVFLPVAMAPAGYPEAMAGELTRSVKELGFKAGHLVSYCGSRNLDSSDYYDYYETAEDLGVPLFCHPNSNGELVDRFDNFFKTHVLGRPMNCTPALIALVLGGIFEKFPKLKVAFFECSAEFPLYWMHRMDDDWEWAQDFSQIKGGLTMPPSEYVRRNCYFTCEADEKDLTGPIAEVGEDHILMATDYPHFDSEYPHTVSSIRARNDITAKQKDKILGENAARILNL, from the coding sequence GACGGCCAAGGGCACAGGAGGAAATTTATCCACTCGCTCGACCCGATCAGCGCCCAGGGGCGCGCGGCGCACAGCCATCCATATATATATGATCCCGACTACGGCTGGCGCGGCGGCGAGATCGCCGCGCGGCAGGTGGCGGGCTACGACATGGAAAAACGGCGCGAGGGGATCAAGAAGGAAAATCTCGACAAGGAAATTATTTTCCCGACGCAGATCAGCATCGCGACGCAGAATATCGGCCCGCTGGGGCGCGAGCTTGCGCGCTGCTACAACGACTGGGTCGCCAAGCTGGTCAAAGGCTACGAAGATGTTTTTCTTCCCGTGGCGATGGCGCCCGCCGGCTATCCCGAGGCGATGGCCGGCGAGCTCACGCGCTCGGTCAAAGAGCTGGGCTTCAAAGCCGGCCATCTGGTTTCTTATTGCGGCAGCCGCAACCTCGACAGCTCGGACTATTACGACTACTACGAGACGGCCGAGGATCTCGGCGTGCCGCTCTTCTGCCATCCCAACAGCAACGGCGAGCTGGTGGACCGGTTCGACAATTTTTTCAAGACCCACGTCCTCGGCCGGCCGATGAACTGCACGCCGGCGCTCATCGCTCTCGTTCTCGGCGGCATCTTCGAGAAATTCCCCAAGCTCAAGGTCGCGTTTTTCGAATGCAGCGCGGAATTTCCGCTCTACTGGATGCATCGAATGGACGACGATTGGGAATGGGCCCAGGACTTCTCGCAAATCAAGGGCGGCCTCACGATGCCGCCTTCGGAGTACGTCCGGCGGAACTGTTACTTCACCTGCGAGGCGGACGAGAAAGACCTGACCGGGCCGATCGCCGAAGTGGGCGAGGACCACATCTTGATGGCGACGGATTACCCGCACTTCGATTCCGAGTATCCGCACACGGTCTCCAGCATACGCGCGAGAAACGACATCACGGCGAAGCAAAAGGACAAGATTCTCGGCGAGAACGCCGCGCGGATTTTGAACCTGTGA